A genomic stretch from Antarcticibacterium flavum includes:
- a CDS encoding DUF4097 family beta strand repeat-containing protein codes for MRYFFFIFIFLTSSPAALFQSESSRLIDAAGVKELVILTDEVYKIYIRSGDGEQILLTTYSEGEYYNEIHLDVERSQERVVLNSRFREILQGGFDKLSAHKVFSMEISLQVPQGLDVYVRSNIASVTASGNFRNFKAELQEGYCHLEQFTGNALVNTYRGNIWVQTAGVEVKANSVAGKVQVDPNLQGQNRIQLRSVTGDIKVEKN; via the coding sequence ATGAGATATTTTTTCTTCATATTCATTTTCCTAACCAGCTCCCCGGCTGCCCTTTTCCAGAGTGAAAGCTCCAGGTTAATTGATGCTGCCGGAGTAAAGGAGTTAGTGATCCTTACAGATGAGGTTTATAAGATTTATATAAGGTCGGGTGATGGAGAACAGATCCTTCTTACCACATATAGTGAAGGGGAATATTATAATGAAATCCACCTGGATGTGGAGCGTTCACAGGAGCGGGTGGTACTAAACTCTCGTTTTCGGGAGATCCTGCAGGGTGGTTTTGATAAATTAAGTGCGCACAAGGTGTTTTCCATGGAGATTAGCCTTCAAGTTCCCCAGGGGCTGGATGTATATGTGCGCTCAAATATTGCCTCGGTTACAGCTTCAGGAAATTTCAGGAATTTTAAGGCAGAGCTGCAGGAGGGATATTGCCACCTGGAACAGTTTACCGGGAATGCCCTGGTGAATACCTACAGGGGGAACATTTGGGTGCAAACTGCCGGGGTGGAAGTGAAGGCAAATTCGGTAGCCGGGAAAGTACAGGTAGATCCCAATCTTCAAGGTCAAAACAGGATCCAACTTCGATCTGTAACCGGGGATATTAAGGTAGAGAAAAACTAA
- a CDS encoding TraR/DksA family transcriptional regulator: protein MSTETKERFSDAELAEFKELIQAKIRKAQEQLELYKSAYVNDGNNGTDDTSPTFKAFEEGSETLSKEANSQLAIRQEKFIRDLKNALVRIESKTYGICRVTGKLINKERLKLVPHATLSIEAKNLQR, encoded by the coding sequence ATGTCAACAGAGACCAAAGAACGCTTCAGTGATGCCGAGCTGGCGGAATTTAAGGAATTAATCCAGGCAAAGATTAGAAAGGCACAGGAACAACTAGAGCTTTATAAAAGCGCCTATGTTAATGACGGAAACAATGGTACAGATGACACTTCCCCTACTTTCAAGGCTTTTGAAGAAGGAAGTGAGACCCTAAGCAAGGAAGCAAATTCCCAGCTGGCCATACGTCAGGAGAAATTCATCAGGGACCTTAAAAATGCCCTGGTACGTATAGAAAGCAAAACCTACGGGATTTGCAGGGTTACCGGTAAATTGATCAATAAAGAACGCCTTAAGCTTGTACCTCACGCGACTTTAAGTATTGAAGCGAAGAACTTGCAACGCTAA
- the ileS gene encoding isoleucine--tRNA ligase: MSKKFAEYKGLDLPKVAEEILGYWKENEVFEKSMTTREGKEPFIFFEGPPSANGLPGIHHVMARAIKDIFCRYKTQKGFQVKRKAGWDTHGLPIELGVEKELGITKEDIGKKISVEDYNQACKNAVMRYTDVWNDLTEKMGYWVDMDDPYITYKSKYMETVWWLLSEIYKKGLIYKGYTIQPYSPKAGTGLSSHELNQPGTYQDVTDTTVTAMFRAKKESLPDFLLDGSQDVFFIAWTTTPWTLPANTALTVGPKIEYTTVKTYNQYTFEPITIVVAKDLAEKQFDKKFKKVESEEGLKPFKQGDKIPYLIGESFLGKDLVEIKYHQLMPYVQPYHKPENAFRVIAGDFVTTEDGTGIVHTSPTFGADDAMVAKQASPEVPPLLVKDENENLVPLVDLQGKFVKQLGELGGKYVKNEYYDEGDVPEKSVDVEIAIKLKEENRAFKVEKYVHSYPNCWRTDKPILYYPLDSWFIKVTDFKDRMHELNLGINWKPKSTGEGRFGNWLANANDWNLSRSRYWGIPLPIWRTEDGKEEMIIGSVAELKAEIKKAIEAGVAKEDIFEGFEPGNMSEENYDKVDLHKNVVDQIILVSPSGKPMKREADLIDVWFDSGSMPYAQWHYPFENKEKVEGGERKADFIAEGVDQTRGWFYTLHAIATMIFDDVAYKNVVSNGLVLDKNGQKMSKRLGNAVDPFETLAAFGPDATRWYMISNANPWDNLKFDIEGIGEVRRKFFGTLYNTYSFFSLYANLDNFTYSEEDVPSAERPEIDRWILSELHTLIQKVDVIYSEYEPTKATRAISEFVQENLSNWFVRLSRRRFWKGDYEQDKISAYQTLYTCLDAVAKLSAPVAPFFMDRLYKDLNAATGKEKYESVHLAEFPVFDASFIDKELERKMQKAQTISSLVLSLRKKEMIKVRQPLQRIMIPILDEQQRAEIAAVEDLIKSEVNVKEIELIDDASGLLVKQIKPNFKVLGPRFGKDMKAVSAAINNFTPEQIATIEREGTISIEINGKMITFAANEVEISSQDIEGWLVASNGGLTVALDVHISDELKNEGIARELVNRIQNLRKESGFEVTDSIDVTLQKDGIVEDAVLNNINYIKNETLTANLEFADVVKDGSEVEFDNVTTKLWIKKH; encoded by the coding sequence ATGAGCAAAAAGTTCGCTGAATATAAAGGACTTGACCTGCCAAAAGTAGCCGAGGAGATCCTTGGCTACTGGAAGGAAAATGAAGTATTTGAGAAAAGTATGACCACCCGTGAAGGGAAAGAACCTTTCATCTTTTTTGAAGGTCCACCGTCTGCAAACGGTCTGCCGGGTATTCACCACGTGATGGCGCGTGCCATTAAGGATATTTTTTGCCGATATAAAACTCAAAAAGGTTTCCAGGTAAAACGTAAAGCAGGGTGGGATACCCATGGTTTGCCAATTGAACTTGGGGTAGAGAAGGAGCTTGGGATCACCAAGGAAGATATTGGAAAGAAAATAAGTGTAGAGGACTATAACCAGGCCTGTAAGAATGCAGTAATGCGTTATACAGATGTTTGGAATGACCTTACTGAAAAAATGGGTTACTGGGTAGATATGGACGATCCATATATTACCTATAAGTCCAAATACATGGAAACCGTATGGTGGCTGCTTTCAGAGATCTACAAAAAAGGCCTTATCTATAAGGGTTATACTATACAGCCTTATTCCCCAAAAGCAGGTACAGGATTGAGTTCTCACGAACTTAACCAGCCGGGTACTTACCAGGATGTTACAGATACTACTGTGACTGCGATGTTCAGGGCTAAGAAAGAATCCCTGCCCGATTTTCTTCTGGATGGTTCGCAGGATGTATTCTTCATCGCCTGGACCACTACTCCCTGGACCCTGCCGGCCAATACCGCATTAACAGTGGGTCCAAAAATTGAGTATACTACAGTTAAAACTTATAATCAATATACATTTGAGCCTATCACTATTGTGGTGGCAAAGGATCTTGCTGAAAAACAATTCGATAAGAAGTTTAAAAAGGTTGAAAGTGAGGAAGGACTGAAGCCTTTTAAGCAGGGAGATAAGATCCCGTATTTAATTGGAGAAAGCTTTCTGGGAAAAGACCTGGTGGAGATCAAGTATCACCAATTGATGCCTTATGTGCAGCCTTACCATAAGCCTGAAAATGCCTTTAGGGTAATCGCCGGGGACTTTGTTACTACAGAGGATGGTACGGGAATAGTACATACCTCTCCAACTTTTGGTGCAGATGATGCCATGGTAGCTAAACAGGCAAGTCCTGAGGTGCCGCCGCTTTTGGTCAAGGATGAGAACGAAAACCTGGTACCGTTGGTAGACCTGCAGGGAAAATTCGTAAAGCAGCTTGGGGAACTTGGCGGGAAGTATGTGAAAAATGAATATTATGATGAAGGCGACGTCCCGGAGAAATCTGTAGATGTGGAGATCGCCATCAAATTAAAAGAGGAGAACCGCGCCTTTAAGGTGGAAAAATATGTTCACAGTTATCCTAATTGCTGGAGAACAGACAAGCCAATATTATATTATCCCCTTGACTCCTGGTTCATCAAGGTGACAGATTTTAAGGATCGTATGCATGAGCTTAATCTGGGCATCAACTGGAAGCCAAAATCTACCGGAGAAGGTAGATTCGGGAACTGGCTTGCAAATGCAAATGACTGGAACCTTTCCCGTAGCCGCTATTGGGGTATCCCATTGCCAATATGGAGAACAGAGGACGGGAAGGAAGAAATGATCATAGGCTCTGTTGCTGAACTTAAGGCTGAGATCAAAAAAGCCATTGAAGCAGGAGTAGCAAAAGAAGATATATTCGAAGGTTTTGAACCAGGGAATATGAGTGAGGAGAACTATGATAAAGTAGATCTTCACAAAAATGTGGTGGATCAAATCATACTTGTATCTCCATCTGGTAAGCCAATGAAAAGGGAGGCAGATCTTATTGATGTATGGTTTGATTCAGGCTCCATGCCTTATGCACAATGGCACTACCCATTTGAAAATAAAGAGAAGGTAGAGGGAGGAGAGCGCAAGGCCGATTTCATTGCTGAAGGGGTTGACCAAACAAGAGGTTGGTTCTACACCCTGCACGCTATCGCTACGATGATCTTTGATGATGTAGCTTATAAAAATGTGGTTTCCAACGGGCTTGTACTTGACAAGAACGGCCAGAAAATGTCCAAACGTCTTGGCAATGCCGTAGACCCATTTGAAACCCTGGCTGCTTTTGGACCCGATGCCACACGATGGTATATGATCTCCAATGCCAACCCATGGGATAATTTAAAATTTGATATTGAGGGAATAGGGGAGGTGCGCCGTAAATTCTTCGGAACGCTCTATAACACCTATTCATTCTTCAGCTTATATGCCAACCTGGATAATTTCACTTATTCTGAAGAAGATGTTCCTTCAGCTGAACGTCCTGAAATTGATAGGTGGATCCTTTCAGAATTACACACTCTTATACAAAAGGTAGATGTAATCTATTCAGAATATGAACCTACAAAAGCCACCCGTGCAATCTCTGAATTTGTGCAGGAAAACCTTAGTAACTGGTTTGTAAGGTTAAGCAGAAGGCGTTTCTGGAAAGGAGATTATGAGCAGGATAAGATCTCTGCTTACCAAACTCTTTACACTTGTCTTGATGCAGTTGCAAAACTAAGTGCGCCGGTAGCCCCATTCTTTATGGACAGGCTGTATAAGGATCTTAATGCCGCCACCGGGAAAGAAAAATATGAATCTGTTCACCTGGCAGAATTCCCTGTTTTTGATGCCTCATTCATAGATAAGGAACTGGAGCGCAAAATGCAGAAGGCTCAAACTATTTCTTCTCTAGTACTTTCACTGCGTAAAAAAGAAATGATCAAGGTAAGACAGCCGCTGCAAAGGATCATGATCCCTATTTTGGATGAGCAGCAAAGAGCAGAGATCGCTGCGGTGGAGGATCTTATAAAATCTGAAGTAAACGTAAAGGAGATCGAACTCATAGATGATGCTTCAGGGCTACTGGTGAAGCAAATAAAGCCTAACTTTAAGGTGCTTGGACCGCGGTTTGGAAAAGACATGAAAGCAGTGAGCGCGGCTATAAATAACTTCACTCCAGAGCAAATTGCGACCATTGAACGCGAGGGTACTATTTCGATTGAAATTAATGGAAAAATGATTACTTTTGCAGCCAATGAAGTGGAAATCAGTTCTCAGGACATCGAGGGCTGGCTGGTGGCGAGCAATGGAGGATTGACCGTTGCGTTGGATGTTCATATCTCAGATGAGTTAAAGAACGAAGGAATTGCCCGGGAACTTGTGAACAGGATACAGAACCTAAGAAAGGAATCTGGATTTGAAGTAACAGATTCTATTGATGTGACCCTACAGAAGGATGGTATTGTCGAGGATGCTGTCTTAAATAATATAAATTATATCAAAAACGAGACACTAACTGCAAACCTCGAATTTGCAGATGTGGTTAAGGATGGAAGCGAGGTGGAATTCGATAACGTCACCACTAAATTGTGGATCAAAAAACATTAA
- a CDS encoding NDR1/HIN1-like protein has protein sequence MRNNKWIILIGVLLIAVAGIWWWFSSSSSSSSDSSSPSQGGIIAEGLTPEMDILSARITNISDDRVDVIAEVIFKNSLPVEFSSSSLEYEAYIDSIKVVEDAHDDPVTLNSGDSTVIELPLEVRSGPLDRVLSYFKENNIDSAHYALKASVILDVPIEGKEEFDLELSDTLPAFKKMEFSIEEVETNILSSDDGLDLVIRARNFNTFPTEIRSGSFSLL, from the coding sequence ATGAGAAATAATAAATGGATAATATTAATTGGTGTGCTGTTAATAGCGGTTGCAGGAATATGGTGGTGGTTTTCTTCTTCTTCTTCTTCTTCTTCGGATTCCTCATCACCATCTCAGGGGGGAATAATAGCAGAGGGCCTAACTCCTGAAATGGATATCCTCTCAGCCAGAATAACTAATATAAGTGACGACAGGGTAGATGTTATTGCAGAGGTGATCTTTAAGAATTCCCTGCCTGTCGAATTTAGCAGCAGTAGCTTGGAATACGAGGCTTACATCGATTCTATTAAGGTGGTGGAGGATGCGCATGATGATCCCGTGACCTTAAACAGTGGGGATAGTACAGTGATAGAATTGCCATTAGAGGTAAGGTCAGGCCCACTTGACCGGGTGCTAAGTTATTTTAAAGAAAATAATATTGATAGTGCACACTATGCTCTAAAGGCATCAGTCATTCTGGATGTTCCAATAGAAGGCAAAGAAGAATTTGACCTCGAATTGAGCGATACTCTCCCGGCATTTAAAAAAATGGAATTTAGTATTGAAGAAGTGGAAACTAATATCCTTAGTTCAGATGACGGCCTGGACCTGGTTATTAGGGCCAGGAATTTCAATACTTTTCCCACAGAGATAAGAAGCGGATCTTTTTCATTACTATAA
- a CDS encoding TonB-dependent receptor, translating into MRLLLFILFLAGCNSLQAQEVLVIDEETGKPLPYVAIYNRDKTKSTFTAGQGRADLTKFSPGEVIIFKHVSHREHVTTKKQILAAGAKVYLVIDDNNLQEIVLSVSRFNSRSRDVPQKLVSIKPAEIAFTNPQTSADMLQRTGKVYVQKSQMGGGSPMIRGFATNRLLLTVDGVRMNNAIFRSGNLQNVISVDPLAVREAEVILGPGSVIYGSDAIGGVMNFYTLKPVFSYKEENISGNAFTRFSTASNEKTVHADVNFGYEKWAFLSSISYSDFGDLRMGSHGPQEYLRPKYVVTRNGEDFVVDNDDPRVQVPTGYNQINLLQKIAYQPHELWDLTMGLYYSTTSNFPRYDRLYQERNGRPRSAEWYYGPQRWFLGNVQIEARTHRKMYDKVKFTGAYQFFNESRNDRDFGGDIKYHSEENVDAWSANLDFEKNFGKDKFHYGAEYVLNFIGSTGSQRNLLNNTIAPDPSRYPDGSSWQSIAAYSSFQWEINKQLNAQFGARYNRILLRANFEDSFYDFPFDNANLETGALTGSAGINWKPNHRTTWRANISTAFRAPNIDDIGKIFDSEPGAVVVPNPGLRPEYAYNMDAGLNWKISHNFIVDLGTFYTILEDAMVRREFDLNGVTIIDYQGEPSRVQAIQNAAGAYVYGIEAGAELKISQALKILSQLTVTRGREEQEDGSTVPLRHAAPLFGNTHLVWTSGKVKLDFFSEYNGQFDYEDLAPEEQGKAFLYAVDENGNPYSPSWYTLNFTGQYEIDEHWQATASLENITDQRYRTYSSGLTAPGRNLVLALRYSF; encoded by the coding sequence ATGCGGTTACTATTATTTATATTATTTCTTGCAGGATGTAATTCATTACAGGCACAGGAGGTCCTGGTTATCGATGAAGAGACAGGGAAACCATTGCCCTATGTAGCGATCTATAACAGAGATAAGACCAAAAGCACCTTTACTGCCGGCCAGGGAAGGGCAGATCTTACAAAGTTCTCACCCGGGGAGGTGATCATTTTCAAGCATGTTTCCCACCGGGAACATGTGACTACCAAGAAACAAATATTGGCAGCAGGAGCAAAGGTCTATTTGGTTATTGACGATAATAATTTGCAGGAGATCGTCCTTTCTGTTTCCAGGTTTAATTCCAGGAGCAGGGATGTGCCGCAAAAACTGGTGAGCATAAAACCTGCCGAGATTGCCTTTACCAACCCTCAAACTTCTGCCGATATGCTCCAAAGAACGGGCAAGGTATATGTGCAAAAGAGCCAGATGGGTGGTGGTAGCCCAATGATAAGAGGGTTTGCAACCAACCGTCTTCTTCTCACGGTAGATGGGGTGCGTATGAACAATGCGATCTTTCGCAGCGGGAATCTGCAAAATGTAATCTCTGTTGATCCTTTGGCAGTACGGGAGGCAGAGGTGATCCTGGGCCCCGGCTCTGTGATCTACGGGAGTGATGCTATAGGCGGGGTGATGAATTTTTATACCCTGAAACCGGTTTTCTCCTATAAAGAAGAGAATATAAGTGGGAATGCATTTACGAGATTCTCTACTGCCAGCAATGAGAAAACCGTTCATGCCGATGTTAATTTTGGATATGAGAAATGGGCTTTTTTAAGCAGTATCTCATATTCAGATTTTGGAGATCTTAGGATGGGAAGCCATGGGCCTCAAGAATATCTAAGGCCCAAGTATGTCGTTACCAGGAATGGAGAGGATTTCGTGGTGGACAATGATGATCCACGGGTGCAGGTGCCAACGGGATATAACCAGATAAACCTCCTCCAAAAGATCGCTTACCAGCCCCACGAATTGTGGGATCTTACAATGGGTTTATATTATTCCACCACTTCAAATTTCCCGCGATACGACAGGCTCTACCAGGAGCGGAACGGTCGTCCCCGTAGTGCTGAATGGTATTACGGGCCGCAAAGATGGTTTCTGGGAAATGTGCAAATTGAAGCCCGAACCCACCGGAAAATGTATGACAAGGTAAAATTTACAGGTGCTTATCAATTCTTTAATGAAAGCAGAAATGACCGGGATTTTGGAGGTGATATAAAATATCATTCAGAAGAGAACGTAGATGCCTGGTCTGCAAACCTGGATTTCGAAAAAAACTTTGGTAAGGATAAATTCCATTATGGAGCAGAGTATGTTCTTAATTTTATAGGTTCCACAGGGTCTCAAAGAAATCTCCTTAATAATACAATTGCACCAGATCCTTCAAGATATCCCGATGGGTCCTCCTGGCAATCCATCGCCGCCTACAGCAGCTTTCAATGGGAGATCAATAAGCAACTTAATGCACAGTTTGGTGCCAGGTATAACAGGATCCTGCTTAGGGCAAATTTTGAGGATTCCTTTTATGATTTCCCATTTGACAATGCCAACCTGGAAACCGGGGCCCTTACGGGAAGCGCAGGAATAAACTGGAAACCAAATCACAGGACCACCTGGAGGGCAAATATTTCTACAGCCTTCAGGGCTCCTAATATTGACGATATTGGTAAGATCTTTGACTCTGAGCCCGGTGCGGTTGTTGTGCCAAACCCTGGATTGCGACCTGAATATGCTTATAATATGGATGCCGGGCTTAACTGGAAGATCTCCCATAATTTCATCGTGGACCTGGGAACATTTTATACCATCCTTGAAGATGCCATGGTGCGCAGGGAATTTGATCTTAATGGAGTTACAATTATAGATTACCAGGGGGAGCCCAGTAGGGTGCAGGCAATTCAAAACGCAGCAGGAGCTTATGTTTACGGGATTGAGGCCGGGGCAGAGTTAAAGATCTCCCAGGCCTTAAAAATTCTTTCCCAGCTTACAGTTACCCGCGGTAGGGAGGAGCAGGAGGACGGCAGCACTGTACCGCTTCGCCACGCGGCTCCGTTATTTGGAAACACTCACCTTGTATGGACTTCCGGGAAAGTGAAGCTGGACTTCTTTAGTGAATACAACGGGCAGTTCGATTATGAGGACCTGGCACCGGAGGAACAGGGCAAAGCATTTTTATATGCTGTAGATGAAAACGGAAATCCTTACTCCCCTTCCTGGTATACCCTTAATTTTACCGGGCAGTATGAGATCGACGAACACTGGCAAGCCACGGCATCCTTAGAAAATATTACCGACCAGCGCTATCGTACCTATTCATCTGGCCTTACCGCACCGGGAAGAAACCTGGTACTGGCCTTGAGGTATAGCTTTTAA
- the recO gene encoding DNA repair protein RecO codes for MLVNTRAIVISALKYAEADLIVRCFTQTSGLKSYLLRGVLKSRKGKFKASMFQPLTQLELVAKHKDKGKLEYLQDARLLLHYQSLHTNVVKSTMVLFLSEVLRSAIQEEEQNEPLYVYLEGAVNYLDQTENISNFHLLFLLELTRYLGFYPDDSLEGGSCFNLLDGIFQEEKTNEYCIDGPNFVLLKQLLGTNFDDLEHIKLTRSARANFLTMLLAYYRLHIESFRNPQSLTVLNEIFN; via the coding sequence ATGCTGGTAAACACCCGGGCAATCGTTATTAGCGCGCTTAAGTATGCTGAGGCAGATCTTATTGTGCGATGCTTTACTCAAACCTCAGGCTTAAAGAGCTATCTCCTGCGGGGGGTGCTTAAGTCAAGGAAAGGGAAATTCAAAGCCTCCATGTTCCAGCCGCTCACCCAGCTGGAGCTGGTGGCAAAACACAAGGATAAAGGTAAACTGGAATATTTACAGGATGCCCGGCTGCTGTTGCATTACCAGAGTCTCCATACCAATGTGGTGAAGAGCACGATGGTCTTGTTTCTTTCTGAAGTTTTGCGAAGTGCCATCCAGGAGGAGGAACAAAATGAGCCTCTATACGTTTACCTGGAAGGAGCTGTTAATTACCTTGATCAAACCGAAAATATTTCCAACTTTCACCTGTTGTTCCTGCTGGAGCTTACCAGGTACCTGGGGTTCTATCCGGATGATTCCCTTGAAGGTGGTTCCTGTTTCAATCTCCTGGATGGTATTTTCCAGGAGGAGAAAACCAATGAGTATTGTATAGACGGGCCTAATTTTGTACTTCTAAAGCAGCTTCTCGGTACAAATTTTGATGACTTGGAGCATATAAAACTAACCAGGAGCGCACGCGCTAATTTTCTTACCATGTTACTCGCTTATTACCGTTTACATATTGAATCATTCAGGAACCCGCAATCCCTTACGGTGCTAAATGAAATTTTTAATTAA